The Macaca mulatta isolate MMU2019108-1 chromosome X, T2T-MMU8v2.0, whole genome shotgun sequence DNA window CCAAAGGAAGATGGCGGTTTGGGGAAACTGGAGCTGAACTTGGATTCAGAACTCTGAGGCACCGGGATGGGGATGGGAATAGGGACTGGCACAGGCAAGGGGACGATCACAGGATACGGCACCAAGAGGGTGGCTGGTGGGACCAGGGGGGACAAGGGGGAGCTAAAAGGCTGGGGGGGCACAGGGGCATAGCCAGGAGGAGGCTGACAAGGTGGGGGCCCGAGAGTGCCCTGAGAGGGAAACAAATTCTGGAGCACAGCTTCAAATGGCAAAGTGGGCTCCTGCGGTTGGCTGGGGATCCTCAGGtccaggagctggggctgggcctCCGAGTCCTCCGCTCCCTGGAAGAGGTTGTTGTGGATGGTATTGGAGGAGCATGGGTCCTCCTGTGGCAGGACCAGAGGGGAGTTGAGGTGCTGAAAGACGTGCTGCTCCAGCACCACGGGCAGTTGCACGGGGCCCTGGGTGGTCATGACGTAGGTGGCATTGCCATTGGGATTGAGCTCTGGTGCGGAGCTTCCCTCCACCTGCATGTGAATGGGCATCACCACTGGGCTCTCCCCGAGGCACAGGGGCTGCAACACAGTGGCTGCCACCTTCAGAGCCATACCACTCTGAGACTCGGCAGGGGGGTTCAGAATGGATGGGGCTGGCACGGTCACCAGGGCCTTCTTTACCAGGTCAGTGGAGTTGATGTTCCAGGCCTCAGTGGTGATCAGTTGAGCCATGCCATTCTCCAGTCTGTTATTAGCCAAGGCAGGAGGGGAGTCAGTCATGTCCATGGAGAGGTTCTGGGACTGCAGGTTATCCATCACTCAGCTCTGATGCCACTTGGCCTGCAACACAGAACATACAATATGACTCTTCCTGAAAAGACTGTTTATAATTGCCTTAAGAGCTCTCTCACATCTTTAGAAAGTTTTCACATTTTAGTTAACCAGGGAGCATAACCCAtctctctatgtatatattcAGGTTATAGATATCTCCTAATATATGCAAACACACCCACATGATCATCTGTGCTTGGAGAACCCCAATTTAACAGCTGATTAAGCTATAAATGCAGATGATGTAATCAGTAAATAGCCAAGTGAGGTTAAACCGGGCATTTTTTAAGCCTAATTCTCAGCTTATATGTTTAGCcttcaacaaaaacaaactttcaGTCCACATTGCTATGTCAGACAGTTAAGATATGCAGAAATTTGACTTGTTCAAATTCAAATAAGCAGTGAAGACTTActttcctttacagaaaaaaataacgcCTTGTCACATTTGAATATGCTATGACTAtggaaaatggcattttaaatacTCTGTAGCAATCATTCTTCCAAAAGAGGTTTGATAAGGAAGAGCAGTCCATTTACACAAGGGTCATTACagttgtctctctgtctccctctgacCAACGACATTCCCATTTCTCCCAATAACAGCAAAATCCATTCCCCAGGGCAAGGTGAAGATGGGATGATGACTCGCATAAATGGTCATTGGGTCCGCTGTCATTTCCCCAATCAGTTCATCTATCTGATCTGTGGCCTCTCCTAATATCTAGCTACCAAGAGGAAGAGGGCATTGATGAACCTAGGGCTGGGGAGATGGAACACTTGTTGGAAACGAAAATCCTCAAAGGTCAGGCACACTTTCTCAATGTCCTTGGCACCTCCCACAGACCTCTGGCCACCTCTTGAGAGGCCAAAGGCACCTAGCGCGtgtgcttcctggaggaggcagggctGCAGATGTGATAGGTCTCTCCATGGAAACCTGTCCATATTTTGCCTCGTTACCATGGAGAAGGCAGGCACCATGTCTAACTCAGGGATCTGAGCAGCCTTGGAGTCTGGTTGGGCTCAATAATAATTCAATAATCCTCAGTTTCACTGGGCAGGCCTTGGGCAACTGAGATTTTTGACCTCACCTATCCCAACTGCCTAAACTTTAGTCCTGTGGCCAGCTCGTTGTCCTCTCTCCACCCCAAAATTACCAACACAACCTCCAAAACAAGAAAGAGAGGCAGCCCGGCACACTGTGGGGTTAGAAATAAACAAacgaggccgggtgtggtggctcatgcctgtaatcccaacactttgggaggctgaggtaggcagatcatttgaggtcaggagttcgagaccagcctggccaatgtgattaaaccctatctctactaaaaacacaaaaattagccgggcgtgatgtcacacacccgtagtcccagctactctactcgggaggctgaggcaggagaatggcttgaactcagaaggcggaggttgcagtgaaccaagatcacatcactgcactccagcctgggtgacagagcgagactccatttcaaaaaaaaagaaaaaaaagaaagaaagaaacaaatgatgTCTCACTACAGTAAGGCAGCTTTAACAAATGAACAACTCTGTGGTATTTCCAGGCAATCAGAATGTGTTAAATGCACAGAACAAGGAGTttctctgaggcaggaggagaggcgGGGAGGGAAACGATGCTGTGCAAACAGCTTTGTGGAGAATGACTGGTGGGCCACACTTTTGGCGTGTCTACCTCTGGAAGCCATGAGGTGACCCAGCATGCTGGCCAGTAACCCCCTTGGGACAGAGTTGGGAGGCAGCCTGgccccagggaggctgagggggcttGCCCTAGCTGAAGGATCTGGTTCTTTATGAGTGAAGCCTGATTCAGCCCAGAAGACGCCATGCCTCTAAgatgcttttttaaattattattttatttatttatttatttatttatttatttatttatttatgtgagaaGGACtcttgctctgcagcccaggctggagcacagtggcgcaatcttggctcactgcaacctctgcctcctggattcaagtggtttttctgcctcagtctcccgagtagctgggactacaggcgcacaccaccatgcccggctaatttttgcatttttagtagagatggggtttcaccatgttgtctggggtcatctagaactcctggcctcaagtgatcctcctgcttcagcctcccaagtgctgggattacaggtgtgagccactgcacctggcctctaatACACCATTCATTCATACATGCATgtatgaattcattcattcacgcatgtatgaattcattcattcactcatcctgaGTGAAACAGACAAGGTTCTTGCTTTCATGGACATTATAGTCTAGTGGAGGCAACATGTATTTGATCAGAGATTTGCTAGCATGCAAAGGCATCAACGTTATACCAGGAGAGGCATCCAAATCAGCAGGACAaatatttgttggccacttgtatgcaGCCCCAAGAAGGCCCTGAGAACCTAAGGCCAGATCCTTGTCCCTCACAGTGGCCAGAACCCTTGGGGAATGGTAAGAAAAGGCTGAAGGGAAGCTGCAGTAGGACTGGTGAGGACAACGGCAGCTACAGAAGTCAATACATGTTCTGTGACACATTTGGTCTTCCTGTGGGGTTAGGATTATCCAGCTGTGAGACATCTTTCTCATAACAGCTGCATCTGTCCACCCTTGCAGAAATGGCagcttctctccctccctgtctgCTTCTCTCAATCCCCTCccaaaggaaggaaggcaaaCTTCTGGATGCCTCCTCCACCTGCTCCTTGCACACACCTTCAGCTTAGGTACCAGCTCTCATCATTTCCTGTGAAACCTCAATCCCTTCCCTGCCTGGCCTTGGTCTAGGCCTGCTAACATTCCAGAACAGTCCTGCTCAGAAAAGTGAAAAGAGGGTTTTGCCAGGGCAGGTGACCTCCCTCAGGCCCCTGTTCCTCCCACAGATAGCAAGAGCTACAACTCATTGAGCATCTGCTATTTGCCAGGCCCTCTGTTGAGAACAACCCAGCCAGAGGGGTCTTATAATTATGCCAATTTTGTTGGTGGAAAAACTGATTCTGCAGGGAGATTAAATAACTAGCCTAAAGGTACATAAAGGCTGGGCTTCCCAGGCTTCCCTTCGACCGTGAGAGCTGTGAAGGCCACGCCCCTCCATGCATTTTGTTTCCTGGCAAAAGCAGTCCCCACAGCCTCTCCTTCAACACCGAGTGCATGTGCCTGCAGACGCATGCAGGAAACAGTACGTGAGCATCACATTTCTTCAAAGTGGAGGCCAGGCCCTTCCTAGTAAAGTCATTGAACTATTGTTCTTTTTTATCCCACAAGGGGCCTCATCTGTCCCTCTGGTCACTGGAGTTCCACCTGTCCTTGGGGACTGCAGCCCGAAGTGGCTATGGTTCTGTTACTGGAAGACTTGAGGGCCCTCCATTCTCTCAGCCTACTTCTGGTTATCCACCTATCCCCAGCCTGCCTTCCAGAGACAGGTGTCACATGGGTTGGAGGGCATCTCAGCACCAACGAGCTATAGACAGGCCCTTGCATCCCCTGCTGTGACTCAAGTCTCTGGGAACAAGGCTGAGGCCCAGTGAGATGAAGGACAGAGGACAGGCCAAGGTGTGGGTGGAGGGGAGCAGTATGCAGGATCTCAGGGCAGGAAAAACCCCTGGCCCAAACCTCACTTCCACCTCCTTCAACAGGATAGCTCCAGATCTGCCTGACTACTCAGCCAAAGCAGGCCTGAGAGTAGCCCTGGGCTTTTCCCTAGAGAGCTGCTGGCCCTGAGACAGACTTGCCTGCCTCTGCCTAGTCCCTGCCAAGTATGGCGCTGGCCCTGGGACACCCAGGCAAAGGAACATGAACTTGGCCTTCATCATGCACCCTCTCATCTCCCAGAAAGTCTCGTTCTATCTTTCTCTCTATATCTCCTCCTCTTGCTGTTCAACCTGCCAGCAAGCACCCTCCTCTGACTCTGAGTCAGCAGCTGAGGTGGTCTGGGTGCATCTAGTGGGAGCATAGTGGGTGTTGCTGCTGCAGGGGCTAGTACTGGAAGCCTCAGCGATGCCCTAAGAATACAAAACCAGCTCATGAATTGAGGGTTCAAAGGGTGAGTCTGTGTCCCTGAGGACAAGCCAAGTAGCCAGATAATGACTGGAGAGAAGGTAGAGGCCCATCTCCCCACTCAGCCAAGCTGCTGATTAGCTTGGGCCTAAGGTGGGTGGGGGACCGCTTCAAATCAAGGAACATCACAGGAGCCAGCTgatgctcaagcccaggaggcaTGAATTTCTTCAGAGGCGACAGGGAACATTTTGTTTGGGttttgcaaaacattttcacGTGGGTTTAAATGAGGGCACCCATCCATTCCGCCTGCTCCTATTATCCCTGGGGGTGTGGGAGTGGAGGTCAC harbors:
- the RAI2 gene encoding retinoic acid-induced protein 2; this encodes MDNLQSQNLSMDMTDSPPALANNRLENGMAQLITTEAWNINSTDLVKKALVTVPAPSILNPPAESQSGMALKVAATVLQPLCLGESPVVMPIHMQVEGSSAPELNPNGNATYVMTTQGPVQLPVVLEQHVFQHLNSPLVLPQEDPCSSNTIHNNLFQGAEDSEAQPQLLDLRIPSQPQEPTLPFEAVLQNLFPSQGTLGPPPCQPPPGYAPVPPQPFSSPLSPLVPPATLLVPYPVIVPLPVPVPIPIPIPVPQSSESKFSSSFPKPPSSFGLHSFKGTQTPLEKDELKPFDILQPKEYFQLSRHTVIKMGSENEALDLSMKSVPWLKAGEVSPPIFQEDAALDLSVAAHRKSEPPPETLYDSGASVDSSGHTVMEKLPSGMEISFAPTTSHEAPAMIDGHISSSDAATEMLSQPNHASSEVKTENNIEMVGESQAAKVIVSVEDAVPTIFCGKIKGLSGVSTKNFSFKREDSVLQGYDINSQGEESMGNAEPLRKPIKNRSIKLKKVNSQEIHMLPIKKQRLATFFPRK